The Hordeum vulgare subsp. vulgare chromosome 7H, MorexV3_pseudomolecules_assembly, whole genome shotgun sequence DNA window AAGCTATGCTCTGTTCAGCTTTAACATGACTGGAAATTAGCTCTTTGCACTATATTTTTGACCTGAATATTAATTGTAATGGAGTGATCGTTGTTAACTGAATATGTTTGTGCATGTTTATCTGAAATATTTTGGCACTACATGCATGCATTGTAGATGATTTCGATGGACTGTTCACTATTGAGATTCATCACAAGGGATTTTTCTATGGACTACATGGACTATGAAATTGGTTGGTCTGACAGTTGTAATAGTGACACATGGTCTATATTGTGGATTGAAGATTTTCTTAAGCAGCTGGTGTATGATAGAGATAGTGGACAACATGAAAAGGCGTCAGCCTGGAAGGACACTTAGTGAAGGATGATCTAAACATCTGTAACACCTCTCCATACACAATAATGAGTGACAAGCAGAAGGTATACTCCTGAATTCATTCATATTACATGCGCTTTATGTTTCTCTGAAACtggttttttctgaaattttacttcatctagtattgaaCTCTTGTTGTGCGCTTTCTGATACAAACCTTGCTGTGGAGTCTCTCATATAAACCGATTCAAGATGCAACAATTTTAACAGTACGTGATGAAATGATCAAATGTATCACTTACTTTGTTTAGCAACTATGCATATATATGTAATGTTTAGTGATGTTTCACATCTAAATTTTGGACATTTGCTAAATGAATTTTTCGACATGTATTAACTGAATTTTTCGACACTTGCTAACTGAAGATTTTGACACTTGTTAACTGGAGGTGGTTTCGGTAAAAGCTTATGCCATGATGGCTTGCTTAGTTAGCGTCTGGTTCGTATCAAACTGAGAAAAGTACCCAACATGCACAATGAAGCCAAGTTTTTTCACCACTTTGATGTACTCCACAAATTGTAGCATCAAAGTGAACCATCGTGCCAACTTGTGACACCGACAGTGTAATTGACTCAAAAAATAAAGCACCACGCTATTTCTGTGTTATTTCGGCGCTATTTCTACCGTGCttgtgttggagatgctcttactagTCGCATGAGGACTTGGACAACACGTCCAATGCCATGGACAAAACCAAGGACCTGCTGCGGCCTGCAGCTGtatttctcttcttcctcgtcccatCCGTTGGACGCGCCATGGAGTCACTGCCGCTCTACCTGCTGCTCCTCCCTCTCCTGGCCATCGCCCCCTTCCTATGGCTCAACCGCCGGCGCACGCCGGCCATCCGTCTGCCTCCGTCGCCGTGGGCGCTCCCGGTGCTCGGCCACCTACACCGCCTCGCGCGGGACCTGCCGCACCGTGCCATGCGCGACCTAGCGCGGCTCCACGGCCCGCTCGTCATGCTCCGCCTCGGCGGgctgcccgtcgtcgtcgcctccTCCGCGGACGCCGCGCGCGAGGTCATGGTGTCCCGCGACGTCGACTTCGCCTCCCGCCACATGAGCCGCATGGTGCGCCTGTCCATCGCGCCGGGCGCAGAGGGGATCATCTTCGCGCCCTACTGCGACGAGTGGCGCCAGCTCCGCAAGATCTGCACCGTCGAGCTGCTCAGCGCCCGCCGCGTGCGCTCCTTCCGCCCCGTACgcgaggaggaggccggccggcTACTCCGCGCGGTGGCGGTATCTGCGTCGCGGGGCACGGTGAACCTCAGTGAGCTGCTGTCGGCGTACGCCACCGACTCGTCGGTGCGCGCCGTCCTCGGGAGCAGGTTGAAGAATCGCGACGCGTTCCTGGCGTTGCTGCAGCGCGGGACCAAGCTGTTCTCCGGGATGAGCTTGCCGGACCTCTACCCGTCGTCGCGTCTGGCCATGCTCGTCAGCGGGATGCCACGCCGGATCAAGCAACACCGCCAAGAATTGGCCGTGTTCATGGACGATGTCGTCCGGGAGCACCAGCAGGACCGGCAGAccaacgacgaggaggaggaggacctgctGGACGTGCTCCTGAGGATCCAGCGGGAAGGCGACCTGCAGTTCCCCTTGTCCACCGACAACATCAAGTCGGCCGTCGGGGTAAGCACCGAACAGCTCTCAATGAATCCATCAGACCGATCGAGAACACCATATGAGAAAAAATGGTTGTGTGTCGTCTGTGTGTTATGCAGGACATGTTTGCAGGCGGCAGCGACACGGCGGCAACGACGCTGCAGTGGGCCATGTCTGAGCTGGTGAGGAATCCGAGAGCGATGCGGAAGGCGCAGGACGAGGTCCGGCTCGCGCTAGCCGGACAGCCCACGGTGACCGAGGCTTCCCTCGCCGATCTAAACTACCTGCGCCTGGTGGTCAAGGAGGCGCTCCGGCTGCACCCGCCGGCGCCGCTGCTGCTGCCGCGGGAGTGCCGGAGCGACGGCTGCCGTGTGCTCGGCTACGACGTGCCCAAGGGGACCATGGTGCTCGTCAACGCCTGGGCCATCAGCAGGGACCCGGCCAACTGGGACGCCGCGGAGGAGTTCATGCCAGAGAGGTTCGAgcgcggcgaggctgccgacttCAGGGGGGCGGACATGGAGTACACGCCGTTCGGGGCGGGCCG harbors:
- the LOC123413154 gene encoding desmethyl-deoxy-podophyllotoxin synthase-like, with the protein product MDKTKDLLRPAAVFLFFLVPSVGRAMESLPLYLLLLPLLAIAPFLWLNRRRTPAIRLPPSPWALPVLGHLHRLARDLPHRAMRDLARLHGPLVMLRLGGLPVVVASSADAAREVMVSRDVDFASRHMSRMVRLSIAPGAEGIIFAPYCDEWRQLRKICTVELLSARRVRSFRPVREEEAGRLLRAVAVSASRGTVNLSELLSAYATDSSVRAVLGSRLKNRDAFLALLQRGTKLFSGMSLPDLYPSSRLAMLVSGMPRRIKQHRQELAVFMDDVVREHQQDRQTNDEEEEDLLDVLLRIQREGDLQFPLSTDNIKSAVGDMFAGGSDTAATTLQWAMSELVRNPRAMRKAQDEVRLALAGQPTVTEASLADLNYLRLVVKEALRLHPPAPLLLPRECRSDGCRVLGYDVPKGTMVLVNAWAISRDPANWDAAEEFMPERFERGEAADFRGADMEYTPFGAGRRMCPGMAFGLANVELALAGLLYHFDWEMPGGAGVGEELDMAEEMSVTVHRRNDLVLVPVVRVPVPPI